A stretch of Bradyrhizobium diazoefficiens DNA encodes these proteins:
- a CDS encoding alpha/beta fold hydrolase: MIVMSAVTALVLLALVTQAGIVAVQRAFPPQGRMIEVDGAALHVVEIGPRDAGLPIVMLHGASSNLEVMRHPLGDLLAKEHRVILIDRPGHGWSTRARRQDSTPDIQARMIDEALGKLGIDRAVFVVHSWSGALGARLALDHANRVAGLVMLAPVTHPWRGGVGRYNEIIAMPVIGPLLAYTITLPLGYFVAESGARNVFLPQTMPDGFVKDSATPLLLRPREFIANAYDLVTLKAWVAAQVARYGEIKAPVTIIAGEPDRTVKTDIHARPFAATVPNAKLIVLPDLGHMVQNAVPDLVKTEIETMIGQIVPPRAAAD, from the coding sequence ATGATCGTGATGTCAGCCGTGACGGCGCTGGTGCTGCTGGCGCTGGTCACGCAGGCCGGAATTGTTGCCGTACAGCGCGCATTCCCGCCCCAGGGCCGGATGATCGAGGTCGACGGCGCGGCGCTCCATGTCGTCGAGATCGGCCCGCGCGATGCCGGCCTCCCGATTGTGATGTTGCACGGCGCGAGCTCCAACCTCGAAGTGATGCGCCACCCGCTCGGCGATCTCCTCGCCAAAGAGCATCGCGTCATCCTGATTGACCGTCCCGGCCACGGCTGGAGTACCCGCGCACGGCGGCAAGATTCAACGCCGGACATCCAGGCGCGGATGATCGACGAAGCGCTCGGCAAGCTCGGGATTGATCGTGCGGTCTTCGTCGTGCATTCCTGGAGCGGCGCGCTCGGTGCGCGGCTGGCGCTCGATCACGCGAACCGCGTCGCCGGCCTCGTGATGCTGGCGCCCGTGACCCATCCCTGGCGCGGCGGCGTCGGCCGCTACAACGAGATCATCGCAATGCCGGTGATCGGCCCGCTGCTCGCCTACACCATCACGTTGCCGCTGGGGTACTTCGTCGCCGAGTCCGGCGCGCGCAATGTCTTCCTGCCGCAGACGATGCCGGACGGCTTCGTGAAGGACTCGGCGACGCCGCTGTTGCTGCGTCCGCGCGAATTCATCGCCAATGCCTATGATCTGGTGACGCTGAAGGCGTGGGTGGCCGCGCAAGTCGCGCGCTACGGCGAGATCAAGGCGCCCGTCACGATCATCGCCGGCGAGCCCGACAGGACGGTGAAGACTGACATCCATGCGCGCCCGTTCGCCGCGACGGTGCCGAATGCGAAGCTGATCGTGTTGCCGGATCTTGGCCACATGGTGCAGAA
- a CDS encoding tetratricopeptide repeat protein has product MAVRFPFARILYLALVLGAAGLAPASASDDPAPPAKQQKKLPEAPAKLPKADRTKNLDFLFGALKAAPDDASAKHVEAKIWAIWIQTPSDTAALLMARAKAAVDAQKINVAIKLLDAVIKLRPDYIEAWNRRATLYYLQNDYARSLADIREVLIREPRHFGALAGLGMIMQDVGDEKRALEAYRKALAVNPHLEKIPEQVKALTEKVEGRDI; this is encoded by the coding sequence ATGGCAGTGAGATTCCCTTTCGCGCGCATCCTGTATCTGGCCCTCGTTCTGGGAGCCGCCGGGCTCGCGCCGGCATCGGCGTCGGATGATCCGGCCCCGCCGGCGAAGCAGCAGAAGAAGCTGCCGGAGGCGCCGGCCAAGCTGCCCAAGGCCGACCGCACCAAGAATCTCGACTTCCTGTTCGGCGCGCTGAAGGCCGCCCCTGACGATGCCAGCGCCAAACACGTCGAGGCGAAGATCTGGGCGATCTGGATCCAGACCCCGAGCGACACTGCGGCACTGCTGATGGCGCGGGCCAAGGCGGCCGTCGACGCACAGAAGATCAACGTCGCGATCAAGCTTCTGGATGCGGTCATCAAGCTCCGGCCCGACTACATCGAAGCCTGGAACCGGCGCGCCACGCTTTATTATTTGCAGAACGACTATGCCCGCTCGCTCGCCGACATCCGCGAGGTCCTGATCCGGGAGCCCCGTCATTTCGGCGCGCTCGCAGGGCTCGGCATGATCATGCAGGACGTCGGCGACGAGAAGCGCGCGCTCGAGGCCTACCGCAAGGCGCTTGCCGTCAATCCGCACCTCGAGAAAATCCCCGAGCAGGTGAAGGCCTTGACCGAGAAGGTCGAAGGCCGCGACATCTAG
- the ykgO gene encoding type B 50S ribosomal protein L36, which yields MKVRNSLKSLRGRHRANRLVRRKGRVYVINKVQRRFKARQG from the coding sequence ATGAAGGTCCGTAACTCGCTGAAATCGCTGCGCGGTCGCCATCGCGCCAACCGCCTGGTCCGCCGCAAGGGCCGGGTCTATGTGATCAACAAGGTGCAGCGCCGCTTCAAGGCTCGCCAGGGCTGA
- a CDS encoding MaoC family dehydratase: MTVTFESLNAGDSIEGPSFAVSRESIRLFCDASLDYNPLHLDDDYMKGSFGKTQFGGVIMHGMNNFGLISRMITDWAYPAGAIHRRLETRWVKPVRPGDTIRPSGIIKAKQVTAKSRWVVIDVVVRNQDEERVATGEAMVEFPL, from the coding sequence ATGACCGTCACGTTCGAAAGCCTCAATGCCGGCGACTCCATCGAGGGGCCAAGCTTCGCGGTTTCGCGCGAATCCATCCGCCTGTTCTGCGACGCCTCGCTCGACTACAACCCGCTGCATCTCGACGACGACTACATGAAGGGCAGTTTCGGCAAGACCCAGTTCGGCGGCGTGATCATGCACGGCATGAACAATTTTGGCCTGATCTCGCGCATGATCACCGACTGGGCCTATCCGGCCGGCGCGATCCACCGCCGGCTCGAGACAAGATGGGTCAAGCCGGTCCGGCCGGGCGACACCATCCGGCCTTCCGGAATCATCAAGGCGAAGCAGGTCACCGCCAAGTCGCGCTGGGTCGTGATCGATGTCGTCGTGCGGAATCAGGACGAGGAGCGGGTTGCGACCGGCGAGGCCATGGTCGAATTTCCGTTGTAA
- a CDS encoding MaoC family dehydratase N-terminal domain-containing protein translates to MAEAQTFETDFWKDAQSRKGWDEIVPGEPRQTIPYTLTREAIALYCKSVGETHPLYFDEAYARTTRYGGLIAPPSIHIMLMFACTPADDWMRSPGTVNAGQSWSYNVPARPGDVIRLEARALDKFIKRERLFVVHDNVFFNRAGEVICSGRGWTIRPM, encoded by the coding sequence ATGGCTGAGGCGCAAACCTTCGAGACCGATTTCTGGAAGGACGCTCAATCGCGCAAGGGATGGGACGAGATCGTCCCGGGCGAGCCGCGCCAGACCATCCCCTATACGCTCACCCGCGAAGCGATAGCGCTCTATTGCAAATCGGTCGGAGAGACCCATCCGCTCTATTTCGACGAGGCCTATGCGAGGACGACCCGCTACGGCGGACTGATCGCGCCGCCCTCGATCCACATCATGCTGATGTTTGCCTGCACGCCGGCCGACGACTGGATGCGTTCGCCGGGAACGGTCAATGCGGGGCAGTCCTGGAGCTACAACGTCCCGGCTCGCCCTGGCGATGTGATCCGGCTCGAGGCCCGCGCGCTCGACAAGTTCATCAAGCGCGAGCGGCTGTTCGTCGTGCACGACAACGTCTTCTTCAACAGGGCGGGCGAGGTGATCTGCTCCGGCCGCGGCTGGACCATCCGGCCGATGTGA
- a CDS encoding amidohydrolase family protein gives MPKLKLPNIDDVVAIDIHTHAEEPCGCHADDGYDDFQAQMAEYFKSPNKHPPTVPETAAYYRSKNIAAVIFPVDAERETGFRRYNNYEMIEAASDHLDVLIPFVSIDPHKGKLGAREARKLIEEYGVRGFKFHPTMQGFYANDRMAYPLYEEINNGGAIALFHTGQTGVGSGMPGGMGMRLKYSNPMYMDDVAADFPDLKIILAHPSFPWQEEALSVATHKPNVYIDLSGWSPKYFPPILVRYINSILQDKMLFGSDWPVITPDRWLSDFAKIEIRDEIRPKVLKANARKILGI, from the coding sequence ATGCCGAAGCTGAAGCTGCCCAATATCGACGACGTTGTCGCCATCGACATCCACACCCACGCCGAGGAGCCCTGCGGTTGTCACGCCGACGACGGCTATGACGATTTCCAGGCGCAGATGGCCGAGTATTTCAAGTCGCCCAACAAGCATCCGCCGACCGTGCCGGAGACCGCGGCCTATTACCGCTCCAAGAACATCGCCGCCGTGATCTTCCCGGTCGATGCCGAGCGCGAGACCGGCTTCCGCCGCTACAACAATTACGAGATGATCGAAGCCGCCTCCGACCATCTCGACGTCCTCATCCCCTTCGTCTCGATCGACCCGCACAAGGGCAAGTTAGGGGCCCGCGAGGCACGCAAGCTGATCGAGGAGTACGGCGTCCGCGGCTTCAAATTCCACCCGACGATGCAGGGCTTCTACGCCAACGACCGCATGGCCTATCCGCTCTATGAAGAGATCAACAATGGCGGTGCGATCGCGCTGTTCCACACCGGCCAGACCGGCGTCGGCTCCGGGATGCCCGGCGGCATGGGGATGCGGCTGAAATATTCCAACCCGATGTACATGGACGACGTCGCGGCCGACTTCCCCGACCTCAAGATCATCCTTGCCCATCCTTCTTTCCCCTGGCAGGAAGAGGCGCTCTCGGTCGCGACCCATAAGCCGAACGTCTATATCGACCTGTCCGGCTGGTCGCCCAAATATTTCCCGCCGATCCTGGTGCGCTATATCAACTCGATCCTTCAGGACAAAATGCTGTTCGGCTCGGACTGGCCGGTGATCACGCCGGACCGCTGGCTGTCGGACTTCGCCAAGATCGAGATCCGCGACGAGATCCGGCCGAAGGTGCTGAAGGCGAACGCAAGGAAGATTTTGGGGATTTAG
- a CDS encoding haloacid dehalogenase type II produces the protein MTIKAVVFDAYGTLYDIQSVAEITEDAFPGYGEIITQVWRIKQLEYTWLRSLMRRYQDFAAVTRDSLAYTLRLLGLAYEGEAFERVIEKYLHLDLYSDATAALTALKPRKLAILSNGSPDMLNALVGNSGLDRLLDATISVDAKKIFKPSPQAYELIGEVLGTAPDEVLFVSSNPWDVAGAKSFGLNVVWIERVTPEAMALACVENELVAPLTMFKAIRTQMDELGFAPDHRVRTLSELPNIA, from the coding sequence GTGACGATCAAAGCCGTCGTCTTCGACGCCTACGGAACGCTCTACGACATCCAGTCGGTCGCTGAGATCACCGAGGATGCGTTCCCGGGCTATGGCGAGATCATCACGCAGGTCTGGCGGATCAAGCAGCTCGAATACACCTGGTTGCGCTCGCTGATGCGGCGCTATCAGGATTTTGCCGCGGTCACCCGTGACTCGCTCGCTTATACGCTGCGCCTGCTCGGGCTTGCCTATGAGGGCGAGGCTTTCGAGCGCGTCATCGAGAAATATCTGCATCTCGATCTTTATTCCGACGCGACGGCCGCGCTCACCGCGTTGAAGCCGCGCAAGCTTGCCATCCTCTCCAATGGCAGCCCGGACATGCTCAATGCGCTGGTGGGCAACTCCGGTCTCGACCGCCTGCTCGATGCCACCATCAGCGTCGATGCGAAGAAGATCTTCAAGCCGAGCCCGCAAGCCTATGAGCTGATCGGCGAGGTGCTCGGCACCGCGCCGGATGAGGTGCTGTTCGTCTCCTCAAATCCCTGGGACGTCGCCGGTGCGAAATCGTTCGGGCTCAACGTCGTCTGGATCGAACGGGTGACGCCCGAAGCGATGGCGCTGGCTTGCGTCGAGAACGAACTCGTGGCACCGCTGACGATGTTCAAGGCGATCCGCACCCAGATGGACGAACTCGGCTTTGCGCCGGATCATCGTGTCCGCACGCTCTCCGAGCTGCCAAACATTGCTTAG
- a CDS encoding YbaK/EbsC family protein, with translation MSLESVRAFFAEKAPDISVMESPISSATVPLAAEAYGVEPGMIAKTLSLRIGERVILIVAAGTSRMDNKKVKAAFGGKPKMLGLEEVAEITGHEVGGVCPFGLKSPLPIYCDVSLKAFEIVVPAAGSTHSAVRITPERMAELTAAEWVDVCEIRP, from the coding sequence ATGAGCCTGGAATCCGTTCGCGCCTTCTTCGCCGAGAAAGCCCCCGACATATCAGTGATGGAATCGCCGATCAGCTCGGCCACGGTACCGCTGGCCGCGGAAGCCTATGGCGTCGAACCCGGGATGATCGCCAAGACGCTATCGTTGCGCATCGGCGAACGCGTGATCCTGATCGTCGCCGCCGGCACCTCGCGCATGGACAACAAGAAGGTGAAGGCGGCGTTCGGCGGCAAGCCGAAGATGCTGGGGCTGGAAGAGGTCGCCGAGATCACCGGCCACGAGGTCGGCGGCGTCTGCCCGTTCGGGCTGAAGTCGCCGCTGCCGATCTATTGCGACGTCTCGCTGAAGGCGTTCGAAATCGTGGTGCCGGCCGCAGGCTCTACCCACAGTGCCGTACGCATCACGCCGGAGCGAATGGCCGAGCTGACCGCGGCTGAGTGGGTCGATGTCTGCGAGATCAGGCCCTAG